In the genome of Natronorubrum daqingense, the window ACGGGATTCGCCTTGGCGACGTTCTGGGCGGCCTTTTGCTTCCGACTCGGTTCGTCGTTCGAGCGGTCGCTTCCCCCGCTTTGTTGTCCGCTGCGCCGGCGGGAAGACGATTGCTTCTGGGCGTCGTCGTGTGGCGCACATTCCGAACAGACCTCGAGTTCGGCCCCGGCGACGCTCGCACGTCGAAGCGAGTCGCTCTCGGCACCACAGAGTTCGCAGTTCGTCCCGCTGCCGCCCGAGGCGGAACCGGTCGAATACTTAGCCATGGTATCCTTTGGCACCTGTCGCATTTCAAATCACCGCCTCGAGACCGGTCAGTTGCGTGTGACCCCGGCGCAGGCATGGGAACAAAGGAAAGGGCTTTTATAATCACACTGGATACGATTGAGTGCAGAAAGACACAGCGAGCGTGGGTAGCCAAGCCAGGCCAACGGCGCAGCGTTGAGGGCGCTGTCCCGTAGGGGTCCGCCGGTTCGAATCCGGTCCCACGCATCGCACGGGTGGACGATGTCCACCAATTGCGAGGCGGGTCACCGCCGAGCACAACGATGCAGGTGATTTCCCTTCGCGGACATCACCCACGCATAACTTCTAAGGAAACTACACCCGATA includes:
- a CDS encoding helix-turn-helix domain-containing protein, yielding MAKYSTGSASGGSGTNCELCGAESDSLRRASVAGAELEVCSECAPHDDAQKQSSSRRRSGQQSGGSDRSNDEPSRKQKAAQNVAKANPVWDGDSEHWEKEGTNYDDDPLPYLVTDYGETLTEARQDAGLQRDELAEELGAQEKDLLAIEQGRATQAGVGGGLIDALEEYLDVSLAE